A single region of the Massilia sp. erpn genome encodes:
- a CDS encoding HDOD domain-containing protein: protein MASSSHEEPRPVRGFLLKKLCNDEGLFALGVSVARVVQLVDDDDQGTQSLAYYVLSDVALTQKILRLANTPKYRTAGGAAVTTISRAISLLGFDNVKTTALAMLLVDTLANSKHAHSVRQELEAALCASLMGRELARLSAWQGAEEASIGALFKNIGPLLIASREHERFREIATLMTEGKHSQAQASQMILGSTYDTLSAAILNEWKIPDVIVRALSALPPGPLKTPLNRQEWMRQVVSLSMDGARHLLRKHREHDKAELSNLQQRYGPALNLEEGQLPALLANVRKEMDALLDSMQLGAQGESEEEGGPGLPNVLLLATMTGEAGGKDGAYPSGKPFQARELLLAGVQEVTQMRAAGRSKLNDVIQAVLETLYRSMGFRFATVCLKDVRAGQYRARIAFGEQHVQRQAGFVFALEGSDLFHLAMQNDADLMIADASVAKIRDLLPPWHLRLLPDARSFIVLPLVVQGAQLGLFYADRTEAAPEGVPPDESSLIRALKAQVLAALGNP from the coding sequence ATGGCGAGCTCCTCCCACGAGGAACCGCGGCCGGTGCGCGGCTTCCTGCTGAAGAAACTGTGCAACGACGAGGGCTTGTTTGCCCTCGGCGTGTCGGTGGCGCGCGTGGTGCAGCTGGTCGACGACGACGACCAGGGCACGCAGAGCCTGGCCTACTATGTGCTGTCGGACGTGGCCCTGACGCAGAAGATCCTGCGCCTGGCGAACACGCCGAAATACCGCACGGCCGGCGGCGCCGCCGTCACCACCATCTCGCGCGCCATTTCCCTGCTCGGCTTCGACAATGTGAAGACCACGGCCCTGGCCATGCTGCTGGTCGACACCCTGGCCAATAGCAAGCATGCGCATAGCGTGCGGCAGGAACTCGAGGCGGCCCTGTGCGCCAGCCTGATGGGGCGCGAGCTGGCGCGTCTGAGCGCCTGGCAGGGCGCGGAGGAAGCGTCGATCGGCGCCCTGTTCAAGAATATCGGCCCCTTGCTGATCGCCTCGCGCGAGCACGAGCGCTTCCGCGAAATCGCCACCCTGATGACAGAGGGCAAGCACAGCCAGGCGCAAGCGTCGCAGATGATTCTGGGCAGCACCTACGACACGCTGTCGGCCGCCATCCTCAACGAATGGAAGATTCCCGACGTCATCGTGCGCGCGCTGAGCGCCTTGCCGCCGGGGCCGCTCAAGACGCCGCTCAACCGCCAGGAGTGGATGCGGCAAGTGGTCTCGCTCAGCATGGACGGCGCGCGCCATCTGCTGCGCAAGCACCGCGAGCACGATAAGGCCGAGCTGAGCAATCTGCAGCAGCGCTATGGCCCGGCGCTCAATCTCGAGGAGGGCCAGCTGCCGGCCCTCCTGGCCAATGTGCGCAAGGAAATGGACGCCCTGCTCGACAGCATGCAGCTCGGCGCGCAAGGTGAGAGCGAGGAAGAGGGCGGCCCCGGCCTGCCGAATGTGCTCTTGCTGGCCACCATGACCGGCGAGGCGGGCGGCAAGGACGGCGCCTACCCGAGCGGCAAGCCATTCCAGGCGCGCGAGCTGCTGCTGGCCGGGGTGCAGGAAGTGACGCAGATGCGCGCCGCCGGGCGCAGCAAGCTCAACGACGTGATCCAGGCCGTGCTGGAAACCCTGTACCGTAGCATGGGCTTTCGTTTCGCTACCGTCTGCCTGAAGGATGTGCGCGCCGGCCAGTACCGCGCCCGCATCGCGTTCGGCGAACAGCATGTGCAGCGCCAGGCCGGCTTCGTCTTCGCGCTCGAAGGCAGCGACCTGTTCCACCTCGCCATGCAAAACGACGCCGACCTCATGATTGCCGACGCCAGCGTGGCCAAGATCCGCGACCTCTTGCCGCCCTGGCATCTGCGCCTGCTGCCCGACGCCCGCAGCTTCATCGTCCTGCCGCTGGTGGTGCAAGGCGCCCAGCTCGGCCTGTTTTATGCCGACCGCACCGAGGCCGCCCCCGAAGGCGTCCCGCCCGACGAAAGCTCCCTGATCCGCGCCCTCAAAGCCCAAGTCCTCGCCGCCCTCGGCAATCCCTAA
- a CDS encoding tetratricopeptide repeat-containing response regulator, whose translation MNPLKGLAALIIEPHPGMRASLHNMLSLCGLSRIEDAASSSQAIRALGGRSYDLILCEYELEGGQDGQQMLEDLRHHRLMHASTLFFMVTSEGQFNKVVSAAELAPSDYILKPFTVENLTERITRAIERRNALLPIYQLMDMGDQREAIAACLAGAEVQPRYRCDFLRLRAELHLFLGEPAQAEPLYAALWESKRIHWARLGLAKCLSLRGEHEAARGMLEELLGQNRRFLDAYDWLARTLQEQGEIERAQAVLSDAVELSPHAVRRLRRLGEVALEAGDVEAAERALKLVVSKTRYSEFRTPEDHARLVQSLVRKGDPVQAAAVIRDLDKSMGNRRNGPLCSSIAAAMLHEFTGNAARLEVALDSALAGCRTASGLSSELKLALVRTCLDAGQAERAADVMRDVMRNAANPAAMAKAMRVLEQAGHGELAQRLAQECRQEVGDLVAAGAARAKEGDFRGAVNLMIEAVDKLPDNPQVVFNAAVAVLKCLENLGWDERLGGQARELIGSVRRLDPVNAKLNALAALHHDILKKYNIRPGARRAAPQMAAI comes from the coding sequence ATGAATCCCCTGAAGGGCCTTGCCGCCCTGATCATCGAACCCCATCCCGGCATGCGGGCCAGTCTGCACAATATGCTGAGTTTGTGCGGACTGAGCCGTATTGAGGATGCCGCCAGCTCCAGCCAGGCCATCCGCGCGCTGGGCGGGCGCAGTTACGACCTGATCCTGTGCGAATACGAGCTCGAAGGCGGCCAGGATGGCCAGCAGATGCTGGAAGACTTGCGCCACCACCGGCTGATGCATGCTTCCACCCTGTTCTTCATGGTCACCAGCGAGGGCCAGTTCAACAAGGTGGTCAGCGCCGCCGAGCTGGCGCCCAGCGATTACATCCTGAAGCCATTCACGGTGGAGAACCTGACCGAGCGCATCACGCGCGCCATCGAGCGCCGCAACGCCCTGCTGCCGATCTACCAGCTGATGGACATGGGCGACCAGCGCGAAGCGATCGCCGCCTGCCTGGCCGGGGCCGAGGTCCAGCCGCGCTACCGCTGCGACTTCCTGCGCCTGCGCGCCGAACTGCACCTGTTCCTGGGTGAGCCGGCGCAGGCCGAGCCGCTGTACGCGGCGCTGTGGGAAAGCAAGCGCATCCACTGGGCCCGGCTCGGCCTGGCCAAATGCCTGTCGCTGCGCGGCGAGCACGAGGCGGCGCGCGGCATGCTCGAAGAGCTGCTGGGGCAGAATCGGCGCTTCCTCGACGCCTACGACTGGCTGGCGCGCACCCTGCAGGAGCAGGGCGAGATCGAGCGCGCCCAGGCCGTGCTGAGCGATGCGGTCGAATTGTCGCCGCATGCGGTACGGCGCCTGCGCCGGCTGGGTGAAGTGGCGCTCGAGGCGGGCGATGTGGAGGCGGCCGAGCGCGCCTTGAAGCTGGTGGTCAGCAAGACCCGCTACTCCGAATTCCGCACGCCGGAAGACCATGCGCGCCTGGTGCAAAGCCTGGTGCGCAAGGGCGATCCGGTGCAGGCGGCGGCCGTGATCCGCGATCTCGACAAGAGCATGGGCAACCGCCGCAACGGGCCGCTGTGCTCGTCCATCGCCGCCGCCATGCTGCACGAATTCACCGGCAATGCGGCGCGGCTGGAGGTGGCGCTCGACAGCGCCCTGGCCGGCTGCCGCACGGCCAGCGGCCTGTCGAGCGAACTCAAGCTGGCGCTGGTGCGCACCTGCCTCGACGCCGGCCAGGCCGAACGCGCCGCCGACGTGATGCGCGATGTGATGCGCAATGCCGCCAATCCGGCCGCCATGGCCAAGGCCATGCGTGTGCTGGAGCAGGCCGGCCACGGCGAGCTGGCGCAGCGCCTGGCGCAGGAATGCCGGCAGGAAGTGGGCGACCTGGTGGCGGCCGGCGCGGCGCGCGCCAAGGAGGGCGATTTCCGCGGCGCCGTCAATCTGATGATCGAGGCGGTCGACAAGCTGCCCGACAATCCGCAAGTGGTCTTCAACGCCGCCGTCGCCGTCCTCAAATGCCTGGAAAACCTGGGTTGGGACGAGCGCCTGGGCGGCCAGGCGCGCGAGCTGATCGGCAGCGTGCGCCGGCTCGACCCGGTGAATGCCAAGCTCAACGCACTGGCGGCCCTGCACCATGACATATTGAAGAAATACAACATCCGCCCCGGCGCCCGCCGCGCCGCGCCCCAGATGGCCGCAATATAG
- a CDS encoding DUF3369 domain-containing protein, whose product MDDTTAAEADDNWLLEEDEDDVAPANLAAPDQRSWRVLIVDDDQDVHAVTRLALRNVSFKGRELELFSAYSGREAYEILGNTPDIALVLLDVVMETDDAGLLLARRIREELHNTIVRVVLRTGQPGQAPEQRVIIEYDINDYKAKTELTTQKLFTTVISALRAYESLNMLERSRIGLGKILAGATNLYQIHSLREFASGVLNQVSAILDVGADGVLCLMQVDTGETTVVAATGGYAPLAATEQMPADHPLWPTIAKAFAEKRSQFEHPANVLFIHTQENREVAISVTPPWPLAQIQRDLLEVFCQRIAAAFDNLYIFGQLRKAQEATVVALADLAEFRDSGTGSHVRRVQRLSSAIAARMKERGVYEDELTPQLVDMIGLASILHDVGKVATPDHILLKPGLHTPEERSQMQNHAGVGRAILERAANMVDGVSYLTYGAQIAGCHHEHFDGRGYPNGLTGRAIPIAARIVAVVDVFDSLLHERPYKEPWPHPEVLAYIRERSGAQFDPEVVQTLFEVIERDPTFGQDV is encoded by the coding sequence ATGGACGACACCACCGCCGCCGAGGCCGACGACAACTGGCTGCTGGAAGAGGATGAGGACGACGTCGCGCCCGCCAATCTGGCCGCGCCCGACCAGCGCTCCTGGCGCGTGCTGATCGTCGACGACGACCAGGATGTGCATGCCGTGACCCGGCTGGCCCTGCGCAATGTGAGTTTCAAGGGGCGCGAGCTGGAACTGTTTTCCGCCTACAGCGGCCGGGAAGCGTACGAGATCCTCGGCAATACCCCGGACATCGCCCTGGTGCTGCTCGACGTCGTGATGGAAACCGACGATGCCGGCCTGCTGCTGGCGCGCCGCATCCGCGAAGAGCTGCACAATACCATCGTGCGCGTGGTGCTGCGCACCGGCCAGCCCGGCCAGGCGCCCGAGCAGCGCGTCATCATCGAATACGATATCAACGATTACAAGGCCAAGACCGAACTCACGACGCAAAAGCTGTTCACCACCGTGATCTCGGCGCTGCGCGCCTACGAGAGCTTGAATATGCTCGAGCGCAGCCGCATCGGCCTGGGCAAGATCCTGGCCGGCGCCACCAATCTCTACCAGATCCACTCGCTGCGCGAATTCGCTTCGGGCGTGCTGAACCAGGTCTCGGCCATCCTCGACGTCGGCGCCGACGGCGTGCTGTGCCTGATGCAGGTCGATACCGGCGAGACCACCGTGGTGGCCGCCACGGGCGGCTATGCGCCGCTGGCGGCGACCGAGCAGATGCCGGCCGACCATCCGCTCTGGCCCACCATCGCCAAGGCCTTCGCCGAGAAGCGCAGCCAGTTCGAGCATCCGGCCAATGTGCTGTTCATCCACACGCAGGAAAACCGCGAGGTGGCGATCTCGGTGACGCCACCCTGGCCGCTGGCGCAGATCCAGCGCGACCTGCTGGAAGTGTTTTGCCAGCGCATCGCGGCCGCCTTCGACAACCTCTACATTTTCGGCCAGCTGCGCAAGGCGCAGGAAGCGACCGTGGTGGCGCTGGCCGACCTGGCCGAGTTCCGCGACAGCGGCACCGGCAGCCATGTGCGGCGCGTGCAGCGCCTGTCCTCGGCCATCGCGGCGCGCATGAAGGAGCGCGGCGTGTACGAGGACGAGCTGACGCCGCAGCTGGTCGACATGATCGGCCTGGCCAGCATCCTGCACGATGTGGGCAAGGTGGCCACGCCCGACCATATCCTCTTGAAACCGGGCCTGCATACGCCGGAAGAGCGCAGCCAGATGCAGAACCACGCCGGCGTCGGGCGCGCTATCCTGGAGCGCGCGGCGAATATGGTGGATGGGGTCAGCTACCTGACCTATGGCGCGCAGATCGCCGGCTGCCACCACGAGCACTTCGACGGCCGCGGCTACCCGAACGGACTGACAGGGCGCGCGATCCCGATCGCGGCGCGCATCGTGGCGGTGGTCGATGTCTTCGATTCACTCTTGCACGAACGGCCTTACAAGGAACCGTGGCCGCACCCGGAAGTGCTGGCCTATATCCGCGAGCGCAGCGGCGCCCAGTTCGACCCGGAAGTGGTGCAGACGCTGTTCGAGGTGATCGAGCGCGATCCCACCTTCGGCCAGGATGTGTGA
- a CDS encoding chemotaxis protein CheW, whose protein sequence is MDDTTAASDNASREFLAFKLGAEEYGIDILKVQEIRGYEAVTRIANAPEFIKGVINLRGIIIPVVDMRIKFKLGTASYDQFTVVIILNIGGRVVGMVVDSVSDVTTLNREQIRAAPEMGSAFSTEYIIGLGTIDERMLILVDIDRLMSSSEMGLSETLAQQSA, encoded by the coding sequence ATGGACGATACGACTGCAGCCAGCGACAACGCAAGCCGCGAATTCCTCGCCTTCAAACTGGGCGCCGAAGAATATGGCATCGATATTCTGAAGGTCCAGGAAATCCGCGGCTACGAGGCCGTGACCCGCATCGCCAATGCGCCCGAATTCATCAAGGGCGTGATCAATCTGCGCGGCATCATCATCCCGGTGGTGGACATGCGCATCAAGTTCAAGCTCGGCACGGCCAGCTACGACCAGTTCACCGTCGTCATCATTTTAAACATTGGCGGGCGCGTGGTGGGCATGGTGGTCGATAGCGTGTCCGATGTCACCACCCTGAACCGCGAGCAGATCCGCGCGGCGCCCGAAATGGGCTCGGCCTTCAGCACCGAATACATCATCGGCCTGGGCACCATCGATGAGCGCATGCTGATCCTGGTCGATATCGACCGCCTGATGTCGAGTTCGGAAATGGGGCTGAGCGAAACGCTGGCCCAGCAGAGCGCCTGA